The stretch of DNA GCGAGCGCTTAGGAGAAATAACTGCAGATAATGGTGATACCTTAAATGTAGATGCTACCTTCTTAACAACTTCACCAGTTCTGTACGATGGGTTACTTGTTGTTGGTGGAGATCATATCAATGATCAGTTTGCTTATGAAGCTGGCAACTTTATTACTGAGCAATTTAACCATTATAAACCAATTGGAGGCATGGAAGAAGGTGCTACTTTAATTCAACAGTTAGGAATTGCTAATCGACCAGGAGTGTTCATAAGTCAATCAGGCAGCAGACAATTCACTAGACAATTTATAGACGGAATGGCAAAACAACGATTTTGGGATAGATAAATAAGATTAGAATGCTACCACAGTAATTCATGCTGTGGTTTTTTTGTGTTTAAGATGATCCAAAGCATGTAAAATGTCCGTTATCTATTTAAACATTTTATATACCTCCTTACTCTATGGTATCTTTAAATCAAACAACTAAAAGGAGAATCAGATGCGAATAGATGACACACAACTATTTCGGCGTATTCAGGAAAAAGATGAAGAAGCGTTAGAGCAATTATATGATCGCTATGAAAAACTACTCTTTTCATTTTCTCTTCGAATGACGAACAATGAAACAATCGCAGAAGAGGCTGTTCAAGATGTTTTTACAAAGTTATGGACAAAAAAACTTCCATATAAAAAGGAAAAAGGAAAGTTCTCTTCTTGGCTACTAACTATTACGAGGAACGCTTGTTTAGATTTAATTAGAAAAACAAAGACAGACAATGTTGAATTCCAAGAAAGAGATAGCTTAAAAGAAGACAATGAACCTACACCAGAAGAACATGTAGAATGGAATGAAAAAAGACAACAAATCAAATCTGCAATGCAGAGTTTAAATGATGAACAAAAAGAAATTATCGAATTATTTTATTTTAAAGGATTATCACAATCCAAAATATCTGAAGCATGCAATATACCTTTAGGAACAGTGAAAGGAAGAGTACGATTAGCGCTAAACCATCTAAACAAACAAATGGAAAATACGAATGAAAGGGGGATTCAATCATGACAAAGCTTACTTGCGATAATTTAATCGATTATATTAATCATCAATTAACCGAAGAAGAAAGAAAATCTTTTGAACAGCATCTTGAAGAATGCGAAGAATGCAAAAGTGAATTAGATGAGCTACAAGAACTAATGGATGATCTCCCTTATCATAGCAATCCAGAGCCAGTTCCTTCCGATATGAAGCAAAGAGTATTGGCAAATGTTCTAGATAGTGAAAGCTCTATCAATAATAGTAAAAATACTGAAGAGGAAGTAAAAAAAGACAAACTTGTGCAAGTGCCAAAAAAGAAGAATAATACCTGGCTTAAGCCTGTATTAGCTGCCGGTCTTACCCTATCACTGATTGGGAATGGTGCAGCACTCTATTATATTAATGCTGGATCTACAGAAGAATCTAACCCGCCAATAGATTCAGTAAACCAAATTGCCAATAAATATCAAATGCAAGCTTCTGAAAATGTGAATGCAAATGCTACAGCATTTTTACTTGACCAAAAAGAGACGCCGACATTGATGATCCAAGCTGATAACCTACCTGACCTAACAGGTGATGAAACGTATCAAGTTTGGGTGTTAGAAGGAGAAACACCACATCGAGCAGGAACTTTCACTGTTGATCAAGATGGTACAGGTGCTGTCACCCACTCCTTAGAAAATATAGAAGATTATAATTACGACACTATTGCCATCACAAAAGAACCAAATGCAAATAGTCAAACTCCACAAGGAGAAATTATTTTGCACAGTGCTTTTTAAAATAACATTTTAATAATATCGTTATTTCAAGGTTAGAGGTTGTTGGACAAAAGTATTTACTTAAAAGATATATTGAAATTGATAAATGGATAAAACTGATTCATCCATTTATCAATCATCTTTTGAGCAAATCTTATTATTACGTCCATCCCTCTAACCTTTTTGTTACTAAAGTCAAGTTATTTCATTAAACCAAGATGAATAATAGTTTTATATTACATTTTTAGTTTATAGAATCACTACCATTATTAATATATTTGGTACAATTCGAACATTAATGTTTATATTCTTAAGTCAATTTCATAATTAAGTATTTGGTTTAGAACCCGAATGCCGTGCTGTTTGATTTCCATTGCAGACGGCGCTTTCCACAGGCACGGCTTCAACTTACTTGAAAAAGAAGAATCCAATTTCTGCGTGGATCTTCAGCTCGTTGTTCTGACCAGGAGTCGCCGTCTTCCATTCCAATCAAAGCCAAGAATTTCCTGTAACCTAAGCATTAGTATTTGTTTTCTTTCTAATCATTCGT from Oceanobacillus iheyensis HTE831 encodes:
- a CDS encoding RNA polymerase sigma factor; this encodes MRIDDTQLFRRIQEKDEEALEQLYDRYEKLLFSFSLRMTNNETIAEEAVQDVFTKLWTKKLPYKKEKGKFSSWLLTITRNACLDLIRKTKTDNVEFQERDSLKEDNEPTPEEHVEWNEKRQQIKSAMQSLNDEQKEIIELFYFKGLSQSKISEACNIPLGTVKGRVRLALNHLNKQMENTNERGIQS
- a CDS encoding anti-sigma factor; this translates as MTKLTCDNLIDYINHQLTEEERKSFEQHLEECEECKSELDELQELMDDLPYHSNPEPVPSDMKQRVLANVLDSESSINNSKNTEEEVKKDKLVQVPKKKNNTWLKPVLAAGLTLSLIGNGAALYYINAGSTEESNPPIDSVNQIANKYQMQASENVNANATAFLLDQKETPTLMIQADNLPDLTGDETYQVWVLEGETPHRAGTFTVDQDGTGAVTHSLENIEDYNYDTIAITKEPNANSQTPQGEIILHSAF